Below is a genomic region from Acidobacteriota bacterium.
AGGCTCGAGGCCGGATCAGGTGACCCGGTCGGCCGGCGCGGCGGCGCCTCCCCGCGTGGAGGTGGCCGTCGCCATCCTCCTGTCCCAGGGCCGGGTCTGGATCCAACCGCGCCGGACCCGGGACAGTCTCAGGGGCTGCTGGGAATTTCCGGGCGGAAAGCTGGAACGGGGGGAATCGGCTCGGGACGGGCTGACCCGGGAAGTCCGGGAAGAGTTGGGCCTGGACCTGTCTGATAGCCCGGTGCAATTGTACGGGCGGGCCCACTACAGTTACCCGGAGCAGACGGTGGACATCCGGTTCTTCCTCTGCCGGTTGCCGTCGCCCCCGTCTCTGGGCCGCGGCAGATGGGTCGAAT
It encodes:
- a CDS encoding (deoxy)nucleoside triphosphate pyrophosphohydrolase; the protein is MDRRGSRPDQVTRSAGAAAPPRVEVAVAILLSQGRVWIQPRRTRDSLRGCWEFPGGKLERGESARDGLTREVREELGLDLSDSPVQLYGRAHYSYPEQTVDIRFFLCRLPSPPSLGRGRWVELSRLNSYRFPPANRSIVRKLLEMKENT